A portion of the Flavobacterium magnum genome contains these proteins:
- a CDS encoding acetyltransferase has protein sequence MKEKLIIIGAGNIGGFISYNIDSFGDYEVLGFLDDNTEKIGKQLYGNPVLGPIDSIDEYIGGQPLSVVVAIANPKIKNKIINFLKPKNTRFPNFISPDVWLSKEVTIGEGVILYPGVCINYESIVGDFVVMNMNCSIGHNCTIEFGCTLAPGVNFAGFTHAESFADIGIGATTRQDIVIGQFSRIGGQAMLLKNVPEYAIVVGNPGRVIKFDTPA, from the coding sequence ATGAAGGAGAAGTTAATCATTATTGGTGCAGGCAATATTGGTGGGTTTATTTCATACAACATCGATAGTTTCGGTGATTATGAAGTTCTCGGTTTTCTTGATGATAATACTGAAAAAATAGGGAAACAACTTTACGGTAATCCCGTTTTGGGGCCTATTGATTCGATTGACGAATACATTGGTGGGCAGCCACTTTCCGTGGTCGTAGCTATTGCCAATCCAAAAATCAAAAACAAGATTATCAATTTCCTGAAACCCAAAAACACGCGTTTCCCCAATTTTATTTCGCCCGATGTCTGGCTTTCCAAAGAAGTGACAATAGGGGAAGGGGTGATACTTTATCCGGGCGTTTGCATCAATTACGAAAGTATCGTAGGCGATTTTGTAGTCATGAATATGAACTGCAGCATAGGGCACAATTGCACGATTGAATTCGGATGTACATTGGCTCCCGGGGTGAATTTTGCAGGGTTTACCCATGCCGAATCATTCGCGGATATTGGTATTGGGGCAACCACCCGACAGGATATCGTAATCGGTCAGTTCAGTCGGATTGGCGGACAGGCCATGCTGTTGAAAAATGTACCGGAATATGCGATAGTCGTGGGGAATCCCGGAAGGGTCATAAAATTTGATACGCCTGCCTAA
- a CDS encoding CoF synthetase, which yields MATFIQKLRETAFWTIDGLKGGHVRKHYDDIVKSIAEGSPEKPEKLRKLLQHAADTVPMYRNVTTDSLDNFRVVNKNFIREDNNAFLSSAFSEKQRVAAVTSGSTGTPFKVFHDRNKKSRNSADTIYFAGKAGFSVGEKLYYFKIWSKNNHKSFSQLYLQNMIAVDVIHYGDKQIAALIKDMESYGADIGFLGYSSALELTAKYLEKTNHGKVKAKVNSIIAMSESLNDYTRETLATFFGVQPVSRYSNIENGIIAQQETDGSRRFLINTASYHLEILDMDSDVPAAPGVPGRIVVTDLYNYAMPMIRYDTGDIGCFVPGDERYLQTVEGRKLDLIYDTKGELVSSYIVYKNMWQYVEINQYQFVQYGPKDYVFKINADNGFSREEKLIGEFKEYLGEDANFSLEYVDEIPLLSSGKRKKIMNTYHNKL from the coding sequence ATGGCAACATTCATTCAAAAACTAAGGGAGACGGCGTTCTGGACTATTGACGGCTTAAAAGGAGGCCATGTCAGGAAACACTACGATGACATTGTAAAAAGCATTGCCGAGGGCAGTCCTGAAAAACCTGAGAAACTCCGCAAGCTTTTGCAGCACGCTGCAGACACAGTGCCGATGTATAGAAATGTTACTACGGACAGCCTCGATAATTTCAGGGTGGTAAATAAGAACTTTATCCGCGAGGACAATAATGCATTCCTATCTTCCGCATTTTCCGAAAAGCAGCGGGTTGCAGCGGTAACGAGTGGTTCTACCGGAACCCCCTTCAAGGTTTTTCATGACAGGAACAAAAAAAGCAGGAACAGTGCCGATACGATTTATTTTGCGGGCAAAGCAGGATTTTCGGTTGGTGAAAAGCTGTATTACTTTAAAATCTGGAGTAAAAACAACCACAAGAGCTTTTCACAGCTTTACCTGCAGAATATGATTGCCGTTGATGTCATTCATTATGGAGACAAACAGATTGCCGCATTGATAAAAGACATGGAAAGCTATGGTGCCGATATCGGATTTCTGGGCTATTCCTCCGCATTGGAACTCACTGCGAAATATCTTGAAAAAACCAATCATGGCAAAGTAAAGGCGAAAGTGAACTCGATCATCGCGATGTCTGAAAGCCTGAATGATTATACAAGGGAGACGCTTGCGACATTCTTTGGCGTACAGCCGGTCTCGAGATATTCCAACATTGAGAATGGAATTATTGCCCAGCAGGAAACGGATGGTTCAAGGCGTTTCCTGATTAACACGGCAAGTTATCATCTTGAAATTCTCGACATGGACTCAGATGTGCCCGCGGCGCCGGGTGTGCCGGGCAGGATCGTGGTAACTGATTTGTACAATTATGCCATGCCGATGATCCGTTACGATACCGGAGACATCGGTTGTTTCGTGCCGGGTGACGAGCGTTACCTGCAAACGGTTGAGGGGCGGAAACTCGATTTGATTTATGATACGAAAGGCGAACTCGTTTCATCATACATCGTTTATAAAAATATGTGGCAGTATGTCGAAATCAACCAATATCAGTTTGTGCAGTACGGGCCTAAGGATTATGTCTTCAAGATTAATGCCGATAATGGTTTCAGCAGGGAGGAAAAACTGATTGGCGAGTTTAAGGAATACCTGGGCGAAGATGCCAATTTCAGTTTGGAATACGTAGATGAGATTCCGCTTTTGTCTTCAGGGAAAAGAAAGAAAATTATGAATACCTATCACAACAAACTGTAG
- a CDS encoding sugar transferase — translation MYKFLKPFLESFAALVALVVFSPILIVVTILLYIQNDGKPFFYQRRPGKDQKPFNIIKFKSMTDARDAEGNLLPDNERITLVGAFVRKTSIDEIPQLFNVLKWDMGIIGPRPLLFKYIPLYNARQLRRHEVRPGMTGWAQINGRNSISWAEKFELDVYYVENVTLWLDIKIFFMSFMKIFKKEGVNQSDARPMEPFNGSN, via the coding sequence ATGTACAAATTTTTAAAACCTTTCCTTGAATCTTTTGCCGCGTTGGTGGCATTGGTCGTTTTTTCACCCATACTCATAGTGGTAACAATCCTGCTGTACATACAAAATGACGGCAAACCGTTCTTTTACCAAAGGCGTCCGGGCAAGGACCAAAAACCTTTTAATATCATCAAGTTCAAATCGATGACCGATGCCAGGGACGCTGAGGGAAACCTGCTTCCCGACAACGAGAGGATTACCCTGGTTGGGGCATTCGTGCGGAAAACGTCGATTGATGAAATTCCGCAGTTATTTAATGTCCTGAAATGGGATATGGGCATCATTGGCCCGCGTCCTTTACTTTTCAAATACATACCGCTTTACAACGCAAGGCAATTGCGCAGGCATGAAGTACGGCCGGGTATGACGGGCTGGGCACAGATTAACGGACGGAATTCGATAAGCTGGGCAGAGAAATTTGAGCTCGACGTGTACTATGTTGAAAATGTTACGCTGTGGCTGGACATTAAAATATTCTTTATGTCGTTTATGAAAATCTTCAAAAAGGAAGGCGTGAACCAAAGTGATGCGCGTCCGATGGAACCATTTAACGGAAGCAATTAA
- a CDS encoding acyltransferase, whose amino-acid sequence MFKKLAHYYKLNYWDGVRHAKDMGVRLGKGCSLYSRNFGSEPYLIELGDRVQVGLDVHFFTHGASWMFREKYPDFDFFGKIKVGNNVYIGYGTIILPGVTIGSNVLIAAGSVVTKSIPDNVIAGGNPAKPIGNLSDLEDRIMDYNLNCKNMSRKEKMEFLLSQDDSKFLQK is encoded by the coding sequence ATGTTTAAAAAATTAGCTCACTATTACAAACTCAACTATTGGGATGGAGTAAGACACGCTAAGGACATGGGTGTCAGACTGGGTAAAGGCTGCTCGCTGTACAGCAGGAATTTTGGAAGTGAACCGTACCTGATTGAACTCGGAGACAGGGTACAGGTGGGGCTTGATGTGCATTTTTTTACACATGGCGCCAGCTGGATGTTCCGTGAAAAATATCCTGATTTTGATTTTTTCGGAAAGATAAAAGTGGGAAACAATGTATACATCGGCTATGGAACCATCATTTTGCCCGGCGTCACGATCGGCAGTAACGTGTTAATTGCAGCCGGATCCGTGGTCACGAAAAGCATTCCTGACAATGTGATAGCAGGCGGCAATCCGGCCAAACCGATCGGGAATTTAAGCGATCTCGAAGACAGGATCATGGACTACAACCTGAATTGCAAAAACATGAGCCGCAAAGAAAAAATGGAATTCCTGCTATCCCAGGATGATTCAAAATTTTTACAGAAATAA
- a CDS encoding glycosyltransferase family 4 protein — MKKKLIVGITAEPSVDLLNGQLDYFIKKGYEVYLMAPEAPRVTKFCAEENVPLLAIKIERDISPWKDLKTLFQVIKVFRKVRPDIVNLGTPKVSLLGMMAAKITGVPFRIYTCRGFRFEHENGKKRSFLISLEKIIAKCSHKIICISNSVKKLGMDEGIFKDEKAFTIAKGSSNGINLSLFDPLATDKVKAEEARKEYNLEGCFVFGYVGRIVERKGIKELYHAFDAYYKENNKARLLMIGRPFWDQIRDTQLIEKFNHHPGIVMAGMKPQTDVPLYLSLMDVFVLPAWWEGFGNVLIQAAAMGIPVISTKATGCMDAVSDGFNGRLISPYSEAELVDMLRYFYEHQEEAKQMGRNGIEWAKNFRPEIIWKGIEDVYSSGK; from the coding sequence ATGAAAAAGAAATTAATTGTAGGGATTACTGCGGAGCCCAGCGTGGACCTTTTAAACGGGCAGCTGGATTATTTTATAAAGAAAGGGTATGAAGTCTACCTGATGGCTCCTGAAGCGCCGCGTGTGACTAAATTCTGCGCGGAAGAAAATGTTCCGTTACTGGCTATAAAAATAGAGCGTGACATCAGCCCATGGAAAGATTTAAAGACATTATTCCAGGTTATAAAAGTATTCCGTAAAGTTAGACCGGACATCGTAAACCTGGGTACGCCAAAAGTCAGCCTGCTTGGGATGATGGCGGCAAAAATCACCGGAGTTCCGTTTAGGATTTACACCTGCCGGGGATTCCGTTTTGAGCATGAAAACGGAAAAAAACGGTCTTTCCTGATTTCATTGGAGAAAATTATTGCGAAGTGTTCCCACAAAATCATCTGCATCAGTAATTCAGTAAAAAAACTGGGGATGGATGAGGGTATTTTTAAGGATGAAAAAGCCTTTACGATTGCCAAAGGAAGCAGCAATGGGATCAACCTGTCGTTATTCGATCCTTTGGCAACAGATAAAGTTAAGGCTGAAGAAGCGCGAAAAGAGTATAACCTCGAAGGCTGTTTCGTATTCGGATACGTAGGCCGGATCGTAGAGCGTAAAGGCATTAAGGAATTGTACCATGCGTTTGATGCCTATTACAAAGAAAATAACAAAGCCCGACTATTGATGATTGGCCGGCCTTTCTGGGACCAGATCCGTGATACGCAACTGATTGAAAAGTTCAACCACCATCCCGGAATTGTCATGGCGGGAATGAAACCACAAACAGACGTTCCGCTGTATCTTTCGCTAATGGATGTTTTCGTACTTCCTGCATGGTGGGAAGGTTTCGGTAATGTGCTCATACAGGCTGCCGCAATGGGCATCCCGGTAATCAGCACCAAAGCGACCGGCTGCATGGATGCTGTTTCTGATGGATTTAATGGCCGGTTGATCAGCCCTTATTCTGAAGCGGAATTGGTTGACATGCTGCGCTATTTTTATGAACATCAGGAGGAGGCAAAACAAATGGGACGCAATGGTATCGAATGGGCTAAGAACTTCAGGCCGGAAATTATCTGGAAGGGTATTGAAGATGTGTATTCCTCCGGGAAATAG
- a CDS encoding glycosyltransferase, whose translation MATKVLFVHDGPLYQNNNGDFFGIHYNDRIKARYLMLGDELTFCMRLRKIEEGSSGKFSPISPDNFSFIEFPNFKSIRNYLPNKAKAVKTIEDAVAASDVVVARMPSASGTIAVNAARKFNTPYLVEFVACTFDAYWNYNWKGKMIAHYKLHEQQQLIKDCPYVIYVTKEFLQNRYPTKGKSINCSNVELKDLSEEKLSKRLEKIAAGIPETLSIATVAAIDVPYKGQDDVIKAIALLKKAGRNVKYHVIGQGKPDYLKGIAEKYGVTDQVEIVGALPHDQVFEFLEKMDLYIQPSKQEGLPRALIEAMSVGCPALGARTAGIPELLSPDKIFKPGAVKQIAELITAFTQQQMTAEAKKNFSTAKEYQKDILADRRRDFYNLFLKEAVHANAKP comes from the coding sequence ATGGCGACAAAAGTACTTTTTGTCCATGACGGACCACTTTACCAGAATAATAACGGTGATTTTTTCGGAATCCACTATAATGACAGGATTAAAGCCAGATACCTGATGCTGGGCGATGAGCTTACGTTTTGCATGCGTCTGCGAAAAATTGAAGAAGGCAGCAGCGGGAAATTCAGCCCGATTTCACCTGATAATTTCAGCTTTATTGAATTCCCGAATTTTAAAAGTATCCGGAATTATTTACCCAACAAAGCCAAAGCCGTCAAAACGATTGAAGACGCTGTGGCTGCGAGTGATGTTGTTGTGGCACGCATGCCAAGCGCTTCGGGAACCATTGCGGTGAACGCGGCAAGAAAGTTCAATACGCCTTATCTCGTCGAATTTGTAGCCTGTACTTTTGATGCGTATTGGAATTATAACTGGAAAGGGAAAATGATCGCGCATTATAAATTGCATGAGCAGCAACAGCTTATAAAGGATTGCCCTTATGTAATTTATGTAACCAAGGAGTTCCTTCAAAACCGATACCCGACCAAAGGAAAAAGCATCAATTGCTCCAATGTTGAATTGAAGGATCTTTCCGAAGAAAAATTAAGCAAACGGCTCGAAAAGATTGCAGCAGGAATTCCTGAAACGCTTTCCATTGCCACGGTCGCCGCAATCGATGTGCCTTATAAAGGTCAGGATGACGTGATAAAAGCCATCGCTTTGCTTAAAAAGGCTGGCCGAAATGTGAAATATCACGTAATCGGTCAGGGAAAACCGGATTACCTCAAAGGCATTGCCGAGAAATATGGCGTGACCGATCAGGTTGAAATTGTCGGGGCTTTACCGCACGACCAAGTTTTTGAATTCCTGGAAAAAATGGATCTTTATATCCAACCGAGCAAGCAGGAAGGTTTGCCACGCGCGCTGATAGAAGCCATGAGTGTAGGCTGTCCGGCACTCGGGGCAAGAACGGCGGGAATTCCCGAATTGCTTTCGCCGGATAAGATTTTCAAGCCGGGTGCTGTAAAACAAATTGCCGAACTGATTACCGCTTTTACTCAACAGCAAATGACTGCTGAAGCAAAAAAGAATTTTTCGACTGCCAAAGAATACCAAAAAGACATTCTTGCTGACAGAAGGAGAGACTTCTACAATCTTTTCCTGAAAGAAGCCGTGCATGCAAATGCCAAACCTTAA
- a CDS encoding glycosyltransferase — MKKKVLFLLPTLDAGGAENYALRVVNHYKDEFDFSVLSVKLRKGDLHDNFEKVGAKIFYMSIGYLDIKKVKAFYGFLKSEGFDTICTFNGNFGGLPIAIAKKAGIPNRMAFYRRSTNAFGNNFFKKKYNDFANFLIRKNATGILSNSQAAFDNFHKKYYRNDARYKVIPNGSDAAKFDISISKKEAAAKLGIDENTFIVGHVGRFDPAKNHNTIFKVAAKVISENPNVLFLFCGKDTDSDVFKAKLKENGIIDNCITLGLRNDLEIVYKAMDVFYFPSVTEGQPNALIEAMLSDLPVITADIASISEALPENHQHMVFNPLEVNSVADLILDFSRKQIDENKFKCAAWARVKFDLDKNLNLFKELL; from the coding sequence GTGAAAAAGAAAGTACTTTTTTTATTGCCAACGCTTGATGCCGGCGGCGCTGAAAATTATGCGCTGCGCGTCGTCAATCATTATAAGGATGAATTTGATTTCAGCGTGCTGTCGGTAAAACTGAGAAAAGGGGATCTGCATGATAATTTTGAAAAGGTCGGCGCAAAGATTTTTTATATGTCCATAGGCTACCTCGACATCAAAAAAGTAAAAGCATTTTATGGCTTTTTGAAGTCAGAAGGATTTGATACCATTTGCACGTTCAACGGGAATTTCGGCGGACTTCCGATCGCGATTGCCAAAAAGGCCGGTATCCCCAACAGGATGGCTTTTTACAGACGGTCGACCAATGCTTTCGGGAATAATTTTTTCAAAAAGAAATACAATGATTTTGCCAACTTCCTGATCCGGAAGAACGCTACGGGGATCCTTTCGAACAGCCAGGCCGCTTTTGACAATTTCCACAAGAAATATTATCGGAATGATGCCCGGTATAAAGTCATTCCAAATGGTTCTGATGCGGCAAAATTTGATATTTCGATTTCAAAAAAAGAAGCAGCAGCAAAACTCGGAATTGATGAAAATACCTTTATAGTGGGGCATGTCGGTAGGTTTGATCCTGCAAAAAACCATAATACAATATTTAAAGTGGCTGCAAAAGTGATTTCGGAAAATCCAAACGTGCTTTTTCTTTTCTGTGGCAAAGACACCGACAGCGATGTTTTTAAGGCAAAACTTAAAGAAAATGGTATCATCGATAACTGTATCACATTAGGCCTCAGAAATGATCTTGAAATCGTTTATAAGGCGATGGATGTGTTTTATTTTCCTTCTGTCACCGAGGGTCAGCCAAACGCCCTTATTGAAGCCATGCTAAGTGATTTGCCCGTAATTACAGCCGATATTGCCTCTATTAGTGAAGCATTACCCGAAAATCATCAGCATATGGTCTTTAATCCGCTGGAAGTAAATTCCGTGGCCGATTTAATACTTGATTTTTCAAGGAAGCAAATCGATGAAAATAAATTCAAATGCGCGGCATGGGCACGGGTAAAATTTGATCTCGATAAAAACCTGAATCTTTTCAAAGAGCTTTTATAA
- a CDS encoding NAD-dependent epimerase/dehydratase family protein encodes MKKILVTGAAGFIGFHLVKRLLEAGHNVYGIDNLNAYYDVRLKLDRLRELGIDVQEENFLRQKEVVSHTFNDFKFLQLDLTDEHRLDVLFEKEKFEIVANLAAQAGVRYSIDNPKVYVQSNVVGFINILEACRQNNVKHLVYASSSSVYGNRDEVPFSEQDRVDHPVSLYAATKKSNELMAHVYSHLYGLPTTGLRFFTVYGPWGRPDMAPFLFTKALFEGKPIKVFNNGDLRRDFTYIDDIIQGVIGIIDKEVEQSDYRVFNIGNNNPEKLMDFIQFIQESSGKEAILDFLPMQAGDVFQTYADIDQLQQYSGYTPQTSLKEGLQQFVLWYRDYYKIQ; translated from the coding sequence ATGAAGAAAATACTGGTAACCGGAGCCGCAGGTTTCATCGGGTTCCACCTCGTTAAAAGACTACTCGAAGCCGGTCATAATGTCTACGGCATAGACAACCTGAATGCGTATTACGACGTCAGGCTCAAACTGGACCGCCTCAGGGAATTGGGTATTGACGTACAGGAAGAGAATTTCCTGCGGCAAAAAGAAGTCGTCAGCCATACTTTTAACGATTTTAAATTCCTTCAGCTGGACCTGACGGATGAGCACCGGCTTGACGTCCTTTTCGAAAAAGAAAAATTTGAAATTGTGGCCAATCTCGCCGCACAGGCCGGGGTAAGATATTCCATCGACAACCCAAAAGTGTATGTACAGTCAAACGTGGTCGGTTTTATCAATATACTTGAAGCCTGCCGCCAGAACAATGTAAAGCATTTGGTATACGCCTCAAGTTCCTCTGTGTACGGGAATCGCGATGAAGTGCCGTTTTCAGAACAGGACCGGGTAGACCATCCTGTAAGCCTGTATGCCGCTACCAAAAAGAGCAACGAACTCATGGCACACGTGTATTCCCATTTGTATGGGCTTCCTACAACGGGGCTGAGGTTTTTTACGGTGTACGGCCCATGGGGAAGGCCTGATATGGCGCCTTTCCTTTTTACAAAAGCGCTGTTCGAAGGCAAACCGATTAAGGTATTCAATAATGGCGATTTAAGGCGTGACTTTACATATATCGATGATATCATCCAGGGTGTAATTGGAATTATTGACAAAGAAGTCGAACAGTCCGATTATCGTGTTTTTAACATCGGGAATAACAATCCGGAAAAACTGATGGATTTTATTCAGTTCATTCAGGAATCTTCGGGAAAAGAAGCCATATTGGACTTCCTGCCGATGCAGGCCGGAGACGTATTCCAGACGTATGCAGACATCGATCAATTGCAGCAATATTCAGGTTATACACCACAAACATCCCTGAAAGAAGGCCTTCAGCAGTTTGTGCTGTGGTACAGGGATTATTATAAGATCCAGTGA
- a CDS encoding polysaccharide (de)acetylase, whose translation MSQQFKLKDNPFNRVDSLETAKDLELLYDCLTSVRDKNDRHSIITANFLTANPDFEKIKAAGFEEYFYEDFRDSYQRYDCGSAFELVQKGISADIFYPQFHGREHVQVDYWMNDLKAAKQETIAGFEHRFFGFGRNEINPKGYLSSFYTASETELNNVKKTIHEGLQQFEQAFGFTSRSVIAPQNTMHPKLLPFLKENGVDVIQGARVRKQPLLKAGEKPTAKRFMGRVNEFGQIDIVRNVTFEPGSHSASQVAKALKEIEIAFRWKKPAVICSHRHNFMGTLKASNRENGLNQLGALLKAICKKWPETEFMTTVELADLIKSSKKTG comes from the coding sequence ATGTCCCAACAGTTTAAATTGAAGGACAATCCGTTCAACCGTGTTGATTCTTTAGAGACCGCAAAAGATCTGGAGCTGCTGTACGACTGTCTCACTTCGGTAAGAGATAAAAATGATAGGCATAGTATAATTACTGCCAATTTCCTGACGGCAAACCCTGACTTTGAAAAAATAAAAGCGGCCGGTTTTGAGGAGTATTTTTATGAGGACTTCAGGGATTCCTATCAAAGATATGATTGCGGAAGTGCTTTCGAACTGGTGCAAAAAGGGATTTCGGCCGATATTTTTTACCCACAATTCCACGGTCGCGAACATGTGCAGGTCGACTATTGGATGAATGACCTCAAAGCGGCAAAACAGGAAACGATTGCAGGTTTCGAACACAGGTTTTTTGGTTTCGGGCGCAATGAGATCAATCCCAAAGGATACCTGTCATCATTTTATACCGCTTCTGAAACGGAATTGAATAATGTAAAAAAAACAATCCATGAAGGACTGCAGCAATTCGAACAGGCTTTTGGATTTACATCGCGTTCCGTAATTGCACCACAGAACACCATGCATCCGAAACTACTGCCTTTCCTCAAGGAAAATGGCGTAGATGTGATTCAGGGCGCGCGCGTCAGGAAACAACCGCTGCTGAAAGCCGGTGAAAAACCTACCGCAAAAAGATTTATGGGCAGGGTGAATGAATTCGGGCAGATTGACATTGTCCGCAATGTCACTTTTGAGCCGGGATCCCATAGCGCCTCACAGGTGGCCAAAGCATTAAAGGAAATTGAAATCGCTTTCCGATGGAAAAAGCCGGCTGTAATCTGCAGCCACAGGCACAACTTTATGGGTACGCTCAAAGCTTCCAACAGGGAGAACGGCCTTAACCAACTGGGTGCTTTACTCAAAGCCATCTGTAAAAAATGGCCGGAAACTGAATTCATGACTACAGTCGAATTGGCCGATCTTATTAAATCATCAAAAAAGACAGGATGA
- a CDS encoding polysialyltransferase family glycosyltransferase, which yields MKNILFAINTEYHVLVITSLIEQLYSDKSQYNVTVLLHVNVKANRFKNQLNFEALGVEVVIVEVDILSKVYNPKIKETLDYVLSKPYEKLILFLEQAPINQYLINKLSPKGTTIAIAPEGTRPYITIARSAIPSRLRATIKNYRFFKTQKLSVNKLYFVSNKNGFLKQTDEVWINHPESYDNVTRKKVVPISLYTSDNETKKASEIFNFDISKEMTETEGVLFYINQWYVEFKVYDYELQVLQAILDKYPDKKIYIKLHPNTHAFQIEKFKKMDRIVLNTSTVPAELFLINLKNSIIFSFWSAALLIGNPSSKFYWLHKLLEKQKLMDWWSIVNPTKHIKEVEDINEIQF from the coding sequence ATGAAAAATATCCTTTTTGCCATCAACACAGAATACCATGTTCTGGTCATCACGAGCCTGATTGAACAGTTGTATTCTGATAAAAGTCAATATAATGTCACCGTCTTACTGCATGTCAATGTCAAGGCAAACCGCTTTAAGAACCAGCTGAATTTTGAGGCGTTGGGCGTTGAGGTCGTGATTGTCGAAGTCGACATCCTGAGTAAGGTGTACAACCCGAAAATCAAGGAAACGCTTGATTACGTGTTGTCGAAACCGTATGAAAAACTGATCCTGTTTTTGGAGCAGGCCCCGATAAATCAGTACCTGATCAACAAACTCTCTCCGAAGGGCACAACCATCGCCATCGCTCCGGAAGGAACCCGGCCGTATATTACCATTGCAAGGTCGGCCATCCCGTCACGATTGAGGGCCACAATTAAGAATTACCGTTTTTTTAAAACACAGAAGCTGAGTGTGAATAAACTTTACTTCGTCAGCAACAAGAACGGTTTTCTCAAACAAACGGACGAGGTATGGATCAATCACCCGGAAAGCTATGACAATGTCACCCGTAAAAAAGTAGTGCCAATTTCATTGTATACTTCTGATAATGAAACTAAAAAGGCGTCTGAAATATTCAATTTCGATATCAGCAAGGAAATGACTGAAACCGAAGGCGTGCTTTTTTACATCAACCAATGGTATGTCGAGTTCAAGGTGTATGACTACGAACTGCAGGTGCTTCAGGCCATCCTGGACAAATATCCGGACAAAAAGATTTACATCAAGCTGCACCCGAACACGCACGCTTTCCAGATTGAGAAGTTTAAGAAAATGGATCGCATCGTGCTCAACACCAGTACCGTGCCGGCCGAGCTTTTCCTGATAAACCTGAAGAACAGCATTATTTTCAGTTTTTGGTCGGCCGCACTGTTGATCGGCAATCCATCGAGTAAGTTTTACTGGTTGCACAAACTGCTCGAAAAGCAAAAACTCATGGATTGGTGGTCGATTGTCAATCCCACAAAGCATATCAAAGAAGTGGAGGACATTAACGAAATCCAATTTTAA
- a CDS encoding HAD family hydrolase, with the protein MNNIKEIIWDFDGVILLSDAVREYGFRKVFEAHPEEQVEQLVQFHLKNGGLSRYVKIRYFYENILNQPISEEEVMQLADNFSVIMREALVNVNLLNPEWLELMKQIGKNYVHSIASGSDGNELNYLCRALGIADHFKIISGSPTPKKQLVADIIDASAFSKEEIVLIGDAINDLEAAEFNQIQFIGYNHHSLKDTPFFLTDLTKAAQILSRN; encoded by the coding sequence ATGAATAATATAAAAGAGATTATCTGGGATTTTGACGGCGTCATTTTGCTGTCTGATGCCGTTCGGGAATATGGCTTCAGGAAAGTTTTTGAAGCCCATCCGGAAGAACAGGTCGAGCAATTGGTGCAATTCCATCTCAAGAATGGCGGTTTATCACGCTATGTGAAAATCCGTTATTTTTATGAGAATATCCTGAACCAGCCCATTTCCGAAGAGGAAGTCATGCAGCTCGCCGACAATTTTTCGGTCATCATGAGGGAAGCGCTGGTCAATGTCAACCTGTTGAATCCCGAATGGCTTGAATTAATGAAACAGATTGGTAAAAACTATGTGCATTCCATCGCATCGGGTTCAGACGGGAACGAATTAAACTATCTTTGCCGGGCGCTTGGCATCGCGGATCATTTCAAAATCATTTCAGGTTCACCCACGCCAAAAAAGCAGCTGGTGGCCGATATCATTGATGCCAGTGCGTTTTCAAAAGAAGAAATCGTGCTGATCGGCGATGCGATAAACGATCTTGAAGCAGCTGAATTCAATCAGATTCAATTCATCGGATACAACCATCACAGCTTAAAGGACACACCGTTTTTTCTCACTGATCTCACCAAAGCAGCACAAATATTAAGCAGGAATTAA